TGGAAGAAGCGGCCAAACGCGACCACCGTAAAATCGGTAAGCAGCTTGACCTGTATCATATGCAGGAAGAAGCACCGGGTATGGTGTTCTGGCACAATGATGGCTGGACTATCTTCCGTGAACTGGAAGTCTTTGTTCGCTCAAAACTGAAAGAATACCAGTATCAGGAAGTTAAAGGTCCGTTCATGATGGACCGCGTGCTGTGGGAAAAAACAGGTCATTGGGATAACTACAAAGATGCGATGTTCACGACCTCTTCTGAGAACCGTGAATACTGCATTAAGCCCATGAACTGCCCAGGCCACGTGCAGATCTTCAATCAGGGTCTGAAATCTTACCGCGATCTGCCGCTGCGTATGGCTGAGTTTGGTAGCTGCCACCGTAATGAGCCTTCAGGCGCGCTGCATGGTCTGATGCGTGTTCGTGGCTTCACTCAGGATGATGCGCATATCTTCTGTACAGAAGAGCAGATCCGTGATGAAGTTAACGCTTGCATTCGTATGGTCTACGATATGTACAGCACCTTTGGCTTCGAGAAGATCGTCGTCAAATTGTCCACTCGCCCCGAAAAACGTATCGGTAGCGATGAAATGTGGGATCGTGCTGAAGCGGACCTGGCCGTTGCGCTGGAAGAAAACAACATCCCGTTTGAGTTCCAACTGGGTGAGGGCGCATTCTACGGTCCGAAAATTGAATTTACCCTGTATGACTGCCTCGATCGTGCATGGCAGTGCGGTACTGTACAGCTGGACTTCTCTCTGCCGTCCCGTTTAAGCGCCTCTTATGTTGGCGAAAACAACGAGCGTCAGGTGCCGGTTATGATTCACCGCGCAATTCTTGGGTCGATGGAACGTTTCATCGGTATCCTGACCGAAGAGTTCGCTGGCTTCTTCCCGACCTGGCTTGCGCCGGTTCAGGTTGTTGTCATGAACATCACCGATTCTCAGTCTGAATACGTTAACGAATTAACGCAGAAACTACAAAATGCGGGTATTCGTGTAAAAGCAGACTTGAGAAATGAGAAGATTGGCTTTAAAATCCGCGAGCACACTTTACGTCGTGTCCCTTACATGTTGGTCTGCGGTGACAAAGAGGTGGAAGCTGGCAAAGTTGCCGTTCGCACCCGCCGTGGTAAAGACCTGGGCAGCCTGGACGTAAATGAAGTGATTGAGAAGCTGCAACAAGAGATTCGCAGCCGCAGTCTTCAACAACTGGAGGAATAAGGTATTAAAGGCGGAAAACGAGTTCAAACGGCACGTCCGAATCGTATCAATGGCGAGATTCGCGCCCTGGAAGTTCGCTTAACAGGTCTGGAAGGCGAAGCTTTGGGTATTGTGAGTCTGAGAGAAGCAATCGAAAAAGCTGAAGAAGCTGGAGTAGATTTAGTTGAAATCAGCCCTAACGCCGAACCGCCAGTTTGTCGTATTATGGACTACGGCAAGTTCCTTTATGAAAAGAGTAAGTCTTCTAAGGAACAGAAGAAAAAGCAAAAAGTTATCCAGGTTAAGGAAATTAAATTCCGTCCTGGCACCGACGATGGCGATTACCAGGTAAAACTCCGCAGCCTGGTACGCTTTCTGGAAGATGGCGATAAGGCTAAGATCACGCTGCGTTTTCGCGGTCGTGAGATGGCCCACCAACAGATCGGTATGGAAGTGCTCAACCGCGTCCGTGACGATCTGAGTGAACTGGCAGTAGTCGAATCCTTCCCTACGAAGATCGAAGGCCGTCAGATGATCATGGTGCTCGCTCCTAAGAAGAAACAGTAAGGCCTTCAAGTAGCAATGTCTGTGGAGCCTGCGGGTTCCACAGCCGTTGTTCGCCTACGTTTCGTTTATTAACAATGCGAAGTGGAAGTTATTAAAATGCCAAAAATTAAGACCGTACGCGGTGCTGCTAAGCGCTTCAAAAAAACCGGTGGTGGTGGATTTAAGCGTAAGCACGCAAACCTGCGTCATATTCTGACCAAAAAATCTACTAAGCGTAAACGTCACCTGCGTCCAAAAGGCCTCGTGTCTAAAGGCGATCTGGGTCTGGTTATCGCGTGCCTGCCGTACGCATAAGCCGTTAACGTTTAATTCATTTTTTTACTAAGAATATAGATACAGGAGAGCACATATGGCTCGCGTAAAACGTGGTGTAGTTGCCCGTGCACGTCACAAGAAAATTTTGAAACAAGCTAAAGGCTACTACGGTGCGCGTTCTCGCGTATACCGCGTTGCCTTCCAGGCTGTTATCAAAGCTGGTCAGTACGCTTATCGTGACCGTCGTCAGAAAAAGCGTCAGTTCCGTCAACTGTGGATTGCGCGTATCAACGCAGCAGCACGTCAGAACGGTATTTCTTACAGCAAATTCATCAACGGCCTGAAAAAAGCCTCTGTTGAAATCGACCGTAAGATCCTGGCTGACATCGCAGTATTCGACAAAGTAGCGTTCACCGCTCTGGTCGAAAAAGCGAAAGCAGCTCTGGCATAAGCCGGTGAAAAGAGGGAGCCTGGCTCCCTCTCTTTTATTTGTAGTGCAATCAATTAGTTGACAATTTATCCGTAAGCCTTTTCAATAAAGGTTGTCCGGTTTTTACCACATAAGGTAACGCAAGCATGAATGCTGCTATTTTCCGCTTCTTCTTTTACTTTAGCACCTGAAATCAGGAGGCTTGCGCGTGAAAGAAGAAACGGAAAACAGCGCCTAAAAGCCTCCCTGGTGGAGGCTTTTTTTATACGTGTCGTCCTTCAAGTTGTCTCTGTGTTGGCTGCATTCGCTCTTTTGCCGCGTTGATACAACTTGAATGATTTTGCGTATATACGAGCGACTAGTGAATATCGCAACATAACGAGGAAAACCATGTCACATCTCGCAGAGCTGGTTGCCAGTGCAACGGCCGCCATTAACCAGGCTTCAGATGTTGCCGCGTTAGACAATGTCCGCGTCGAATATTTGGGCAAGAAAGGGCACTTGACCCTTCAGATGACAACCCTGCGCGAACTGCCGGCAGAAGAGCGCCCGGCAGCAGGTGCGGTGATAAACGAAGCCAAAGAGCAAGTTCAACAAGCGCTGAATGCGCGTAAAGCAGAATTAGAAAGTGCTGCGTTAAATGCCCGTCTGGCTGAAGAAACGATCGATATCTCTCTGCCGGGACGTCGTATCGAAAACGGTGGTCTGCATCCGGTAACGCGTACTATCGACAGAATTGAAAGTTTCTTCGGTGAGCTGGGCTTTACCGTGGCGACGGGGCCAGAAATCGAAGATGACTATCATAACTTCGATGCGCTGAACATTCCTGGCCATCACCCGGCGCGCGCTGATCACGACACTTTCTGGTTTGACGCGACGCGTCTGCTGCGTACGCAGACTTCCGGCGTGCAGATCCGCACCATGAAGGAAAAACAGCCGCCGATCCGTATTATCGCCCCAGGCCGTGTATATCGTAACGATTACGATCAGACGCACACCCCGATGTTCCATCAGATGGAAGGGCTGATTGTTGATACCAACATCAACTTCACCAACCTGAAAGGCACGTTGCACGATTTCCTGCGCAACTTCTTTGAAGAAGACCTGCAGGTTCGTTTCCGTCCTTCCTACTTCCCGTTCACTGAACCTTCTGCGGAAGTAGACGTGATGGGCAAAAACGGTAAGTGGCTGGAAGTGCTGGGTTGCGGGATGGTTCACCCGAACGTGCTGCGTAATGTTGGAATCGATCCGGAAATCTACTCGGGCTTTGCGTTCGGTATGGGTATGGAGCGTCTGACCATGCTGCGTTATGGTGTGACCGATCTGCGCTCTTTCTTCGAAAACGATCTGCGTTTCCTCAAACAGTTTAAATAAAGGCAGGATAAAACAATGAAATTCAGTGAACTGTGGTTACGCGAATGGGTAAACCCGGCGATTGATAGCGATGCGTTGTCAAACCAAATCACGATGGCAGGTCTGGAAGTTGACGGTGTGGATCCTGTTTCCGGCGCGTTCAACGGCGTTGTAGTAGGCGAAGTGGTTGAGTGCGCTCAGCATCCGAACGCTGACAAGCTGCGCGTCACCAAAGTGAATGTAGGCGGCGACCGTCTGCTGGATATCGTCTGTGGCGCGCCAAACTGCCGTCAGGGGCTGAAGGTGGCTGTAGCAACCGTTGGCGCTGTTCTGCCGGGCGATTTCAAAATCAAAGCCGCGAAACTGCGCGGTGAGCCGTCTGAAGGTATGCTGTGCTCTTTCTCTGAGCTGGGTATTTCCGACGATCATAGCGGTATTATCGAACTGCCGGCCGATGCACCAATTGGCACCGATATCCGTGAATACCTGAAACTTGACGATAACACTATCGAAATCAGCGTCACGCCGAACCGCGCCGACTGCTTAGGCATTATTGGTGTTGCTCGTGATGTTGCTGTGCTGAACAAAGCTCCGCTGGTTGAGCCGGAAATGGCGCCTGTAGCGGCAACCGTTAGCGACGTTTTGCCGATTCAGGTTGAAGCCGTAGAAGCCTGTCCGCGCTATTTGGGCCGCGTGGTGAAAGGCATCAACGTTAAAGCGCCAACCCCGCTGTGGATGAAAGAAAAACTGCGTCGTTGCGGTATTCGCTCTATTGATGCCGTGGTTGACGTGACTAACTATGTGCTGCTCGAACTGGGCCAGCCGATGCACGCATTCGACAAAGACCGCATTGAAGGCGGGATTGTTGTCCGTATGGCAAAAGAGGGTGAGACCCTGGTATTGTTGGACGGCAGCGAAGCGAAACTGAATGCGGATACGCTGGTGATTGCGGACCATAACAAAGCGCTGGCGATGGGCGGCATCTTTGGTGGCGAACACTCCGGTGTGAATGATGAAACGCAAAACGTTCTGCTGGAATGCGCGTTCTTCAGCCCACTGTCTATTACCGGCCGCGCACGTCGTCACGGTCTACATACCGATGCTTCTCACCGCTATGAGCGTGGTGTTGATCCGGCTCTGCAACATAAAGCCATGGAACGCGCGACACGCCTGCTGATTGATATCTGCGGCGGCGAAGCGGGTCCAATCATTGACGTAACCAACGAAGCTACGCTGCCAAAACGCGCAACCATTACGCTTCGCCGTAGCAAACTGGATCGTCTGATCGGACACCACATTGCAGATGAGCAGGTGAGCGATATTCTGCGTCGTCTGGGTTGTGACGTCACGGAAGGGCAGGATGAGTGGAAAGCAGTAGCGCCGAGCTGGCGTTTCGATATGGAGATCGAAGAAGACCTGGTCGAAGAAGTCGCCCGCGTATACGGTTATGACAATATCCCGAACACGCCAATTCAGGCGGGTCTTATCATGGGTACGCATCGTGAAGCGGATTTGTCGCTGAAACGCGTAAAAACCATGCTGAATGACAAAGGTTACCAGGAAGTCATTACTTACAGCTTCGTCGACCCGAAAGTCCAGGCGCTGCTGCATCCGGGTGAAGAAGCGCTGCTGCTGCCAAGCCCAATCTCTATTGATATGTCGGCAATGCGCTTGTCCCTGTGGACTGGCTTGCTGTCTACGGTAGTGTACAACCAGAACCGTCAGCAGAACCGTGTGCGTATTTTTGAAACGGGTTTACGTTTCGTACCCGATACGCAGGCCAACCTCGGGATCCGTCAGGATCTGATGCTGGCGGGTGTGATCTGCGGCAACCGTCATGATGAACACTGGAATCTGGCAAAAGAGACCGTTGATTTCTATGATCTGAAAGGCGATCTGGAAGCAGTTCTCGACCTGACCGGCAAACTGGCGGACATTCAGTTCAAAGCTAAAGCGAATCCGGCGCTGCATCCGGGTCAGTCTGCGGCGATTTATCTGAAAGGTGAACGCATTGGTTTCATTGGGGTTGTTCATCCTGAGCTGGAACGTAAACTGGATCTGAACGGTCGCACTCTGGTGTTTGAACTGGAGTGGAACAAGCTCGCAGACCGCGTGGTGCCTCAGGCGCGTGAAGTTTCTCGCTTCCCGGCGAACCGTCGCGACATCGCGGTCGTTGTGGCCGAAAACGTTCCCGCTGCG
The Citrobacter arsenatis DNA segment above includes these coding regions:
- the thrS gene encoding threonine--tRNA ligase, which codes for MPVITLPDGSQRHYDHAVSPMDVALDIGPGLAKATIAGRVDGELVDASDLIEHDAKLSIITAKDEEGLEIIRHSCAHLLGHAIKQLWPHTKMAIGPVVDNGFYYDIDLDRTLTQEDVDALEKRMHELAEKNYDVIKKKVSWYEARETFVKRDETYKVSILDENIAHDDKPGLYHHEEYVDMCRGPHVPNMRFCHHFKLMKTAGAYWRGDSNNKMLQRIYGTAWADKKALNAYLQRLEEAAKRDHRKIGKQLDLYHMQEEAPGMVFWHNDGWTIFRELEVFVRSKLKEYQYQEVKGPFMMDRVLWEKTGHWDNYKDAMFTTSSENREYCIKPMNCPGHVQIFNQGLKSYRDLPLRMAEFGSCHRNEPSGALHGLMRVRGFTQDDAHIFCTEEQIRDEVNACIRMVYDMYSTFGFEKIVVKLSTRPEKRIGSDEMWDRAEADLAVALEENNIPFEFQLGEGAFYGPKIEFTLYDCLDRAWQCGTVQLDFSLPSRLSASYVGENNERQVPVMIHRAILGSMERFIGILTEEFAGFFPTWLAPVQVVVMNITDSQSEYVNELTQKLQNAGIRVKADLRNEKIGFKIREHTLRRVPYMLVCGDKEVEAGKVAVRTRRGKDLGSLDVNEVIEKLQQEIRSRSLQQLEE
- the pheM gene encoding pheST operon leader peptide PheM, which gives rise to MNAAIFRFFFYFST
- the infC gene encoding translation initiation factor IF-3: MKGGKRVQTARPNRINGEIRALEVRLTGLEGEALGIVSLREAIEKAEEAGVDLVEISPNAEPPVCRIMDYGKFLYEKSKSSKEQKKKQKVIQVKEIKFRPGTDDGDYQVKLRSLVRFLEDGDKAKITLRFRGREMAHQQIGMEVLNRVRDDLSELAVVESFPTKIEGRQMIMVLAPKKKQ
- the rpmI gene encoding 50S ribosomal protein L35 gives rise to the protein MPKIKTVRGAAKRFKKTGGGGFKRKHANLRHILTKKSTKRKRHLRPKGLVSKGDLGLVIACLPYA
- the rplT gene encoding 50S ribosomal protein L20 — protein: MARVKRGVVARARHKKILKQAKGYYGARSRVYRVAFQAVIKAGQYAYRDRRQKKRQFRQLWIARINAAARQNGISYSKFINGLKKASVEIDRKILADIAVFDKVAFTALVEKAKAALA
- the pheT gene encoding phenylalanine--tRNA ligase subunit beta; the encoded protein is MKFSELWLREWVNPAIDSDALSNQITMAGLEVDGVDPVSGAFNGVVVGEVVECAQHPNADKLRVTKVNVGGDRLLDIVCGAPNCRQGLKVAVATVGAVLPGDFKIKAAKLRGEPSEGMLCSFSELGISDDHSGIIELPADAPIGTDIREYLKLDDNTIEISVTPNRADCLGIIGVARDVAVLNKAPLVEPEMAPVAATVSDVLPIQVEAVEACPRYLGRVVKGINVKAPTPLWMKEKLRRCGIRSIDAVVDVTNYVLLELGQPMHAFDKDRIEGGIVVRMAKEGETLVLLDGSEAKLNADTLVIADHNKALAMGGIFGGEHSGVNDETQNVLLECAFFSPLSITGRARRHGLHTDASHRYERGVDPALQHKAMERATRLLIDICGGEAGPIIDVTNEATLPKRATITLRRSKLDRLIGHHIADEQVSDILRRLGCDVTEGQDEWKAVAPSWRFDMEIEEDLVEEVARVYGYDNIPNTPIQAGLIMGTHREADLSLKRVKTMLNDKGYQEVITYSFVDPKVQALLHPGEEALLLPSPISIDMSAMRLSLWTGLLSTVVYNQNRQQNRVRIFETGLRFVPDTQANLGIRQDLMLAGVICGNRHDEHWNLAKETVDFYDLKGDLEAVLDLTGKLADIQFKAKANPALHPGQSAAIYLKGERIGFIGVVHPELERKLDLNGRTLVFELEWNKLADRVVPQAREVSRFPANRRDIAVVVAENVPAADILSECKKVGVNQVVGVNLFDVYRGKGVAEGYKSLAISLILQDTSRTLEEEEIAATVAKCVEALKERFQASLRD
- the pheS gene encoding phenylalanine--tRNA ligase subunit alpha, whose translation is MSHLAELVASATAAINQASDVAALDNVRVEYLGKKGHLTLQMTTLRELPAEERPAAGAVINEAKEQVQQALNARKAELESAALNARLAEETIDISLPGRRIENGGLHPVTRTIDRIESFFGELGFTVATGPEIEDDYHNFDALNIPGHHPARADHDTFWFDATRLLRTQTSGVQIRTMKEKQPPIRIIAPGRVYRNDYDQTHTPMFHQMEGLIVDTNINFTNLKGTLHDFLRNFFEEDLQVRFRPSYFPFTEPSAEVDVMGKNGKWLEVLGCGMVHPNVLRNVGIDPEIYSGFAFGMGMERLTMLRYGVTDLRSFFENDLRFLKQFK